The Miscanthus floridulus cultivar M001 chromosome 7, ASM1932011v1, whole genome shotgun sequence genome includes a region encoding these proteins:
- the LOC136467188 gene encoding homeobox-leucine zipper protein HOX7-like isoform X1 has protein sequence MSPSRPGPSPSLCLGRTQCRELPLCAGSGEGCQWQALPSPVQCEETATRTRDLPVTGGEGEGHELALELGVGTAKRAEQDNQKTLVQAEDVQEEEEETRSYIESPVKLSLICPLLPASAEIGTMNSEVCVRGFDVNTVLVDGDTAQGRSLSTSSLPLEVPVQQTADQEAAEDEAISGVGGGTRKKLRLSKQQSAFLEDSFKAHSTLSPKQKSDLANRLSLRPRQVEVWFQNRRARTKLKQTEVDCEYLKRCCENLSQENRRLQREVAELRAQRVSTIAAYPFYGHHLPAAGFSTARVCPSCDNNNDTHYTAISAPPAVVPPPSSVPTLFARPHFGPFTVHPVLRRQPSATS, from the exons ATGAGTCCATCCCGGCCTGGTCCCTCGCCCTCCTTATGCTTAG ggcgtacccagtgcagagagctcccgctctgtgcggggtctggggaagggtgtcagtggcaagccttaccctcgcctgtgcaatgcgaggagaccgcgactcgaacccgggaccttccggtcacaggtg GTGAAGGAGAAGGCCATGAGCTTGCGCTAGAGCTAGGAGTAGGGACTGCCAAAAGAGCTGAACAAGACAATCAAAAGACACTCGTGCAAGCAGAAGATgtgcaggaagaagaagaagaaacacgCTCATACATCGAGTCACCTGTCAAGCTGAGCCTCATCTGCCCTTTGCTGCCTGCCTCAGCAGAAATAG GAACCATGAATTCAGAGGTGTGCGTACGAGGATTTGATGTGAACACTGTTTTGGTGGATGGAGACACAGCACAAGGAAGATCTTTGTCAACTTCGTCCTTGCCTTTGGAGGTTCCTGTTCAGCAGACAGCTGATCAGGAAGCTGCAGAGGATGAGGCGATTAGTGGGGTTGGCGGGGGAACAAGGAAGAAGCTGAGGCTGTCCAAGCAGCAATCTGCGTTCCTGGAGGATAGCTTCAAGGCACACAGCACACTTTCCCCA AAACAGAAGAGTGATTTGGCGAACCGGCTTAGCCTTAGACCGCGCCAGGTGGAGGTCTGGTTTCAGAACAGAAGAGCGAG AACTAAGCTAAAGCAAACGGAGGTGGACTGTGAGTATCTGAAGCGTTGCTGCGAGAACCTATCACAGGAGAACCGAAGGCTCCAGAGGGAGGTGGCAGAGCTGCGTGCCCAGCGTGTTTCCACCATCGCTGCCTACCCGTTTTACGGCCATCATCTGCCTGCAGCGGGGTTCAGCACTGCCCGAGTGTGCCCCTCATGCGATAATAATAATGACACTCACTACACTGCTATCAGCGCACCACCAGCAGTAGTGCCACCACCATCCTCGGTGCCAACCTTGTTCGCCAGGCCTCACTTCGGTCCCTTCACCGTCCACCCAGTGCTCCGCCGCCAGCCGTCGGCGACCTCGTGA
- the LOC136467188 gene encoding homeobox-leucine zipper protein HOX7-like isoform X2, translating to MELELSLGDSRAPAKSTFTPALTPIHAGEGEGHELALELGVGTAKRAEQDNQKTLVQAEDVQEEEEETRSYIESPVKLSLICPLLPASAEIGTMNSEVCVRGFDVNTVLVDGDTAQGRSLSTSSLPLEVPVQQTADQEAAEDEAISGVGGGTRKKLRLSKQQSAFLEDSFKAHSTLSPKQKSDLANRLSLRPRQVEVWFQNRRARTKLKQTEVDCEYLKRCCENLSQENRRLQREVAELRAQRVSTIAAYPFYGHHLPAAGFSTARVCPSCDNNNDTHYTAISAPPAVVPPPSSVPTLFARPHFGPFTVHPVLRRQPSATS from the exons ATGGAGCTTGAGCTTAGTCTGGGGGATTCTCGAGCTCCAGCAAAGAGCACTTTCACGCCTGCACTGACTCCTATACACGCAGGTGAAGGAGAAGGCCATGAGCTTGCGCTAGAGCTAGGAGTAGGGACTGCCAAAAGAGCTGAACAAGACAATCAAAAGACACTCGTGCAAGCAGAAGATgtgcaggaagaagaagaagaaacacgCTCATACATCGAGTCACCTGTCAAGCTGAGCCTCATCTGCCCTTTGCTGCCTGCCTCAGCAGAAATAG GAACCATGAATTCAGAGGTGTGCGTACGAGGATTTGATGTGAACACTGTTTTGGTGGATGGAGACACAGCACAAGGAAGATCTTTGTCAACTTCGTCCTTGCCTTTGGAGGTTCCTGTTCAGCAGACAGCTGATCAGGAAGCTGCAGAGGATGAGGCGATTAGTGGGGTTGGCGGGGGAACAAGGAAGAAGCTGAGGCTGTCCAAGCAGCAATCTGCGTTCCTGGAGGATAGCTTCAAGGCACACAGCACACTTTCCCCA AAACAGAAGAGTGATTTGGCGAACCGGCTTAGCCTTAGACCGCGCCAGGTGGAGGTCTGGTTTCAGAACAGAAGAGCGAG AACTAAGCTAAAGCAAACGGAGGTGGACTGTGAGTATCTGAAGCGTTGCTGCGAGAACCTATCACAGGAGAACCGAAGGCTCCAGAGGGAGGTGGCAGAGCTGCGTGCCCAGCGTGTTTCCACCATCGCTGCCTACCCGTTTTACGGCCATCATCTGCCTGCAGCGGGGTTCAGCACTGCCCGAGTGTGCCCCTCATGCGATAATAATAATGACACTCACTACACTGCTATCAGCGCACCACCAGCAGTAGTGCCACCACCATCCTCGGTGCCAACCTTGTTCGCCAGGCCTCACTTCGGTCCCTTCACCGTCCACCCAGTGCTCCGCCGCCAGCCGTCGGCGACCTCGTGA